One genomic region from Vitis riparia cultivar Riparia Gloire de Montpellier isolate 1030 chromosome 17, EGFV_Vit.rip_1.0, whole genome shotgun sequence encodes:
- the LOC117904941 gene encoding protein NETWORKED 1D isoform X2, with translation MASLSHPDSRRKYSWWWDSHISPKNSKWLQENLTDMDAKVKQMIKLIEEDADSFARRAEMYYKKRPELMKLVEEFYRAYRALAERYDHATGALRQAQRTMAEAFPNQVPFLTDDSPAGSSAEAEPHTPEMPPAVRAFFEPDELQKDALGLSSSHFHAVKRNGAFTEEPDSVSSKKGLKQLNDLFGSGDAPNIAKFAEGRARKGLNFHDADEKERNVQNTDSHTATEILALKESLARLEAEKEAGRVQHQQSLERLSNLEAEVSRAQEDSKGLNERAGKAENEVQTLKEALTKLEAERETSLLQYQQCLERISDLERTISHSQEDAGKLNERASKSEVEAAALKQDLARVESEKEGALLQYKQCLEKISDLESKLVQAEEDARRINERAEKAEREVETLKQAVASLTEEKEAAARQYQQCLETIASLELKISCAEEEAQRLNGEIDNGVAKLKGAEEQCLLLERTNHSLQFELESLAQKLGAQCEELTEKQKELGRLWTSIQEERLRFMEAETTFQSLQHLHSQSQEELRSLATELQSKGQILKDMETHNQGLQDEVHKVKEENRGLNEFNLSSAVSIKNMQDEILSLRETITKLEMEVELRVDQRNALQQEIYCLKEELNDLNKNYRAMLDQVEGVGLKPECFGLSVKELQEENSNLKEICQRGKSENVALLEKLEIMEKLLEKNALLENSLSDLSAELEGLREKVKALEESYQSLLGEKSILVAENATLTSHLQTKTNHLEKLSEKNMLMENSLSDANAELEGLRTRSKGLEDSCQLLDNEKSGLISERETLISQLEATQQRLEDLERRYTELEEKYFGLEKEKESTLCKVEELQVSLEAEKLEQANFAQLSETRLAGMKSEIHLLQVEGRCRKEEFEEEQNKVVNSQIEIFIFQKCVQELAAKNFSLLTECQKLSEVSKLSEKLISELEHENLEQQVQVNSLFDQVKMLRTGMYHVSRALDIDAEHRAEDKIDQDQTVLNDIICQLENTKSSLCKTQDENQQSIVQKLVLVTVLEQLGLEATQLATERNTLDEECRIRSEQFSSLQSETHQLLEVNEKLRLKVREGDHKEEVLTAEIGILQGKLLELQEAHGNLQKENSLMLEEKGSLSKKFLSLEEEKRILEEENWVVFGETISLSNLSLIFKDFITEKSVQLKELGQNLEELHNVNYALEKKVRTMEGKLGMVEMENFHLKDSLEKSENELNTVRSFADQLNHEIENGRDILSRKETELLEAGQKLSALQDEKAELHKTVEVVKSECDEVKVIREDQEKQILKLSEENDHQKKENGCLREVNRGLEAKLWKLCEEIEEAKVREETLNHDLQRGRDEVELWETQAAAFFSELQISNVREAFFEEKVHELIKACEGLENRSHLKNMEIELWETQAATFFGELQISTVHEALFKEKVHELIEACKSLENISNSRSREIELLKERVNKLEGENGGLKTQLAAYTPTIICLRDSVAALENRTLSHTNLHQADTKDEKDAKLVGHLHVERSQDCSENQIAMVPEGNSDLQDLQTRIKAIEKGLIEMERLALEEHLDTNAKLEAAMKQIEELKSQRSFRRENIQTSRHLNPQQEEEELGDGTCDDRKLHTKDIMLDQISECSSYGISRRETAEVDDQMLELWETTDPNGSIALTVAKAHKGATAPVGYHQVVAEGHKSEHPSSEIMVEKELGVDKLEISKRFVEPGQEGNKRKTLERLASDAQKLTNLQITVQDLKKKVQFTEDSRNVKGIEYDTVKGQLEEVEGAILKLCDSNSKLTKNIEDNSLSDGKPAMELEESRSVRRGRISEQARKGSEKIGRLQLEVQRIQFLLLKLDDEKESKAKTRISEPKRRVLLRDYLYGGRRTTHKRKKAHFCSCVQSPTTGD, from the exons ATGGCTAGCTTGTCGCATCCTGATTCTAGACGCAAGTATTCTTGGTGGTGGGACAGCCACATAAGTCCCAAAAATTCCAAATGGCTTCAGGAAAATCTTACAG ATATGGATGCCAAAGTCAAACAAATGATCAAGCTTATTGAGGAAGATGCAGATTCCTTTGCAAGGAGGGCAGAGATGTACTATAAGAAACGTCCTGAGCTTATGAAATTGGTTGAAGAGTTCTACCGAGCATACCGTGCTTTGGCTGAGAGATATGATCATGCAACTGGGGCACTGCGGCAGGCCCAACGAACTATGGCGGAAGCATTTCCCAACCAAGTCCCGTTTTTGACTGATGATTCACCTGCAGGCTCTAGTGCTGAAGCTGAACCTCATACACCTGAGATGCCACCCGCAGTCCGTGCATTCTTTGAACCTGATGAGTTGCAAAAGGATGCTTTGGGACTCTCTTCATCGCATTTCCATGCAGTCAAACGGAATGGAGCTTTTACTGAGGAGCCTGATTCTGTATCAAGCAAAAAGGGTTTGAAACAGCTCAATGATTTATTTGGGTCTGGTGATGCGCCAAACATTGCAAAGTTTGCAGAAGGAAGGGCAAGAAAAGGCCTCAATTTTCATGATGCAGATGAGAAAGAACGAAATGTGCAAAACACTGACAGTCATACTGCAACAGAAATTTTGGCTTTGAAGGAATCACTTGCCAGATTAGAAGCTGAAAAGGAGGCTGGCCGAGTTCAGCACCAACAGAGCTTGGAGAGATTGTCTAATCTAGAGGCAGAAGTTTCTCGTGCACAAGAGGATTCCAAGGGACTTAATGAACGTGCAGGTAAAGCTGAAAATGAAGTTCAAACTTTGAAGGAAGCCCTTACCAAATTGGAAGCTGAAAGGGAAACTAGTCTACTTCAATACCAGCAGTGTTTGGAGAGGATATCTGATCTGGAGAGAACTATTTCTCATTCCCAAGAGGATGCTGGAAAACTGAATGAGCGAGCTAGTAAATCAGAAGTTGAAGCTGCAGCCCTAAAGCAGGACCTTGCTAGAGTAGAATCTGAAAAAGAAGGTGCTCTTCTGCAATACAAACAATGTTTAGAGAAGATATCAGATCTGGAGAGCAAATTGGTGCAAGCTGAGGAAGATGCCAGAAGGATTAATGAGCGAGCTGAAAAAGCTGAAAGAGAAGTTGAAACCCTGAAGCAAGCTGTTGCCTCATTGACTGAAGAGAAGGAAGCAGCTGCACGCCAGTATCAGCAGTGCCTGGAGACAATTGCCAGTCTAGAGCTTAAAATCTCGTGTGCTGAAGAGGAGGCCCAGAGGCTGAATGGTGAGATAGATAATGGGGTTGCAAAGTTAAAAGGTGCTGAAGAACAGTGTCTTCTGCTGGAGAGGACCAATCACTCTTTGCAGTTTGAATTGGAGTCTTTGGCACAGAAGCTGGGGGCTCAATGTGAAGAACTCACAGAGAAGCAGAAGGAGTTGGGAAGACTCTGGACCAGCATACAAGAAGAGCGCCTGCGGTTTATGGAAGCTGAAACTACTTTCCAAAGTCTGCAGCATTTGCACTCTCAATCTCAGGAAGAATTGAGGTCTCTGGCTACAGAGCTTCAGAGTAAGGGTCAAATTTTGAAGGACATGGAAACTCATAATCAAGGTTTACAGGATGAGGTCCATAAGGTGAAGGAAGAGAATAGGGGTCTAAATGAGTTCAACTTATCTTCAGCcgtgtcaataaaaaatatgcaGGATGAGATCCTTAGCCTAAGGGAGACTATAACGAAACTTGAAATGGAGGTTGAACTCCGAGTGGACCAAAGAAATGCGCTTCAGCAAGAAATTTACTGTTTGAAAGAGGAATTGAATGACTTGAACAAGAACTACCGGGCTATGCTTGATCAGGTTGAGGGTGTGGGCCTTAAACCAGAGTGCTTTGGGCTATCTGTGAAAGAACTGCAGGAGGAGAACTCAAACCTAAAAGAAATCTGTCAGAGGGGCAAAAGTGAGAATGTAGCTCTTTTGGAGAAGCTGGAAATCATGGAGAAACTTCTTGAGAAAAATGCCCTTCTGGAAAATTCCCTCTCAGATTTGAGTGCTGAATTAGAAGGGCTAAGAGAGAAAGTTAAGGCATTGGAAGAATCCTACCAATCTCTCCTTGGAGAAAAATCCATTCTTGTTGCTGAGAATGCCACTCTGACTTCCCACTTACAGACTAAGACCAACCATTTGGAGAAACTCTCAGAGAAGAACATGCTTATGGAGAATTCACTTTCTGATGCAAATGCTGAACTTGAAGGGTTGAGGACAAGGTCAAAGGGCTTAGAAGATTCATGCCAGTTGCTTGATAATGAGAAATCTGGCCTCATCAGCGAGAGAGAAACTTTAATTTCTCAGTTGGAAGCTACTCAGCAAAGACTGGAGGACCTGGAGAGAAGATATACAGAATTGGAAGAGAAATACTTCGGTctggagaaagagaaagaatcCACACTCTGTAAAGTAGAAGAGCTGCAGGTTTCCTTGGAGGCTGAAAAGCTAGAACAGGCCAACTTTGCCCAATTGAGTGAGACCCGACTGGCTGGTATGAAATCTGAGATCCATCTCCTGCAAGTGGAAGGTCGATGCAGGAaggaagaatttgaagaagaacaaaataaaGTTGTAAATTCTCAAATCGAGATCTTCATCTTCCAGAAATGTGTACAGGAGCTGGCAGCAAAGAATTTCTCTCTGTTGACTGAGTGCCAGAAACTCTCAGAGGTGTCCAAATTGTCAGAGAAACTAATTTCTGAATTAGAACATGAAAATCTTGAGCAACAGGTGCAAGTTAACTCCTTGTTTGATCAAGTAAAAATGCTGAGAACGGGGATGTATCACGTATCGAGGGCACTTGATATTGATGCAGAGCATAGGGCTGAGGACAAGATTGATCAAGATCAAACAGTCCTGAATGATATCATATGTCAGctagaaaatacaaaaagttCTCTGTGTAAAACACAAGATGAAAATCAGCAGTCGATAGTTCAGAAGTTAGTTCTTGTTACAGTGCTGGAGCAACTGGGCCTAGAAGCAACACAGCTTGCAACAGAAAGAAACACCCTTGATGAAGAGTGCAGGATCAGGAGTGAGCAGTTCTCATCATTGCAGAGTGAGACCCACCAACTTCTGGAGGTGAATGAAAAATTGAGATTGAAAGTAAGGGAGGGTGATCACAAAGAGGAAGTTCTGACAGCAGAAATAGGGATTCTGCAAGGAAAGCTGTTGGAATTGCAAGAGGCTCATGGAAATTTGCAGAAAGAGAATTCTTTGATGCTTGAAGAAAAAGGATCTTTGTCAAAGAAGTTCTTATCCTTGGAGGAGGAGAAACGCATCCTAGAAGAAGAAAACTGGGTTGTCTTTGGTGAAACAATATCTCTAAGTAacctttctttgattttcaaagacTTTATCACTGAGAAATCTGTTCAACTAAAAGAGCTTGGTCAAAATCTTGAGGAACTTCATAATGTGAACTATGCCCTTGAGAAGAAGGTGAGGACAATGGAGGGGAAGTTGGGAATGGTAGAAATGGAGAATTTTCATCTCAAGGATTCATTGGAGAAGTCAGAAAATGAGCTGAACACTGTCAGGTCTTTCGCTGATCAGTTgaatcatgaaattgaaaatggaAGGGATATATTGTCTCGGAAGGAAACGGAACTTCTTGAAGCAGGCCAGAAGCTCAGTGCTTTGCAGGATGAGAAGGCGGAGTTGCATAAAACAGTGGAAGTTGTTAAGAGTGAATGTGATGAGGTTAAGGTGATAAGAGAAGATCAGGAGAAGCAGATCCTAAAACTATCTGAAGAGAATGATcatcaaaagaaggaaaatggaTGCCTTCGTGAAGTGAATAGGGGTTTGGAGGCCAAATTGTGGAAGTTGTGTGAAGAAATTGAAGAAGCTAAAGTTAGGGAGGAAACCTTAAATCATGATTTGCAAAGGGGACGAGATGAAGTTGAACTGTGGGAAACTCAAGCTGCAGCATTCTTTAGTGAACTTCAAATCTCCAATGTTCGTGAAGCAttttttgaagagaaggtgcatgaGCTTATCAAAGCATGTGAGGGCCTTGAAAACAGAAGTCATCTGAAAAATATGGAGATTGAGCTATGGGAAACTCAAGCAGCAACATTCTTTGGTGAACTTCAGATCTCCACTGTTCATGAAGCATTGTTCAAGGAGAAGGTGCATGAGCTAATTGAAGCATGTAAGAGCCTTGAAAATATAAGTAATTCTAGAAGTAGGGAGATTGAGCTGCTGAAAGAAAGAGTTAACAAATTGGAAGGTGAAAATGGAGGACTAAAAACTCAGTTGGCTGCATATACCCCGACCATCATTTGTCTGAGGGATTCTGTCGCTGCTTTGGAAAATCGTACCCTTTCACATACTAATCTTCATCAAGCAGACACCAAGGATGAAAAG GATGCTAAATTGGTGGGTCACCTGCATGTTGAACGCAGTCAAGACTGCAGCGAAAATCAAATTGCCATGGTGCCAGAGGGAAATTCAGATTTGCAGGATTTGCAAACCAGGATTAAAGCTATTGAGAAGGGATTGATTGAAATGGAAAGGCTAGCATTGGAGGAACACTTAGACACCAATGCCAAATTAGAGGCTGCAATGAAACAGATTGAAGAGTTGAAATCTCAAAGAAGTTTTCGTCGAGAAAACATTCAAACAAGCAGGCATCTTAATCCACAACAGGAAGAGGAGGAACTTGGGGATGGGACCTGTGATGATCGAAAGCTGCACACGAAAGACATTATGCTTGATCAGATATCTGAATGTTCATCCTATGGGATAAGCAGAAGAGAGACTGCTGAAGTTGATGATCAGATGCTTGAGTTGTGGGAAACCACTGATCCGAACGGCAGTATTGCTCTGACAGTTGCCAAGGCACATAAAGGGGCTACTGCACCTGTTGGATACCATCAAGTTGTGGCTGAGGGACACAAGAGTGAACATCCGTCTTCAGAAATAATGGTTGAGAAGGAGTTGGGGGTGGACAAATTAGAGATCTCCAAGAGATTTGTGGAGCCTGGTCAAGAAGGGAACAAGAGGAAGACACTGGAGAGACTTGCTTCTGATGCCCAGAAATTGACCAACCTTCAAATAACTGTGCAAGATCTGAAAAAGAAAGTGCAGTTTACTGAGGATAGCAGAAATGTAAAAGGTATTGAATATGATACTGTGAAGGGGCAGCTGGAAGAAGTCGAGGGGGCCATCCTCAAGTTGTGTGATAGCAATAGCAAATTAACGAAGAACATTGAAGATAATTCCCTTTCTGATGGGAAACCTGCAATGGAGTTGGAAGAGAGTCGGAGTGTCAGACGAGGGAGAATTTCAGAACAGGCACGAAAAGGGTCTGAAAAAATTGGGCGGTTGCAGTTGGAAGTGCAGAGAATACAGTTTCTTTTACTGAAGCTTGATgatgaaaaagaaagcaaagccAAAACCAGAATTTCAGAGCCAAAGAGAAGGGTTCTCTTGCGAGATTATCTCTATGGTGGGAGAAGAACCACCCACAAGCGAAAGAAAGCTCACTTTTGTTCGTGTGTCCAGTCTCCAACTACTGGAGATTGA